From the Brassica napus cultivar Da-Ae chromosome A8, Da-Ae, whole genome shotgun sequence genome, one window contains:
- the LOC111199796 gene encoding T-complex protein 1 subunit epsilon, producing the protein MALAFDEFGRPFIILREQDQKTRLRGIDAQKANIAAGKAVARILRSSLGPKGMDKMLQGPDGDVTISNDGATILEQMDVDNQIAKLMVELSRSQDYEIGDGTTGVVVMAGALLEQAERQLDRGIHPIRIAEGYEMASRVAVEHLERIAQKFEFDVNNYEPLVQTCMTTLSSKIVNRCKRSLAEIAVKAVLAVADLERRDVNLDLIKVEGKVGGKLEDTELIYGILVDKDMSHPQMPKQIEDAHIAILTCPFEPPKPKTKHKVDIDTVEKFETLRKQEQQYFDEMVQKCKDVGATLVICQWGFDDEANHLLMHRNLPAVRWVGGVELELIAIATGGRIVPRFQELTPEKLGKAGMVREKSFGTTKERMLYIEHCANSKAVTIFIRGGNKMMIEETKRSIHDALCVARNLIRNNSIVYGGGAAEITCSLAVDAAADKYPGVEQYAIRAFAEALDSVPMALAENSGLQPIETLSAVKSQQIKENIPFYGIDCNDVGTNDMREQNVFETLIGKQQQILLATQVVKMILKIDDVISNSEY; encoded by the exons ATGGCGCTGGCGTTCGATGAGTTCGGGCGACCGTTCATTATACTAAGGGAGCAGGATCAAAAGACGCGTCTTCGAGGCATCGATGCTCAGAAAGCCAATATCGCCGCCGGCAAAGCGGTGGCTCGGATCCTCCGTTCCTCCCTCGGACCTAAGGGGATGGATAAGATGCTCCAGGGACCTGACGGAGACGTCACCATCT CAAACGACGGTGCGACCATCTTGGAGCAAATGGATGTTGACAACCAGATTGCGAAGCTTATGGTAGAACTTTCGCGGAGTCAGGATTATGAAATTGGTGACGGCACAACAGGTGTTGTTGTCATGGCTGGTGCACTTCTGGAGCAAGCTGAACGTCAGTTAGATAGGGGAATCCATCCTATCCGTATCGCTGAAGGATACGAGATGGCTTCTAGAGTTGCTGTTGAACATTTGGAGCGTATAGCTCAGAAGTTTGAGTTCGACGTTAATAACTACGAGCCGTTGGTTCAGACATGCATGACTACTCTTTCCTCGAAGat TGTGAATCGATGCAAGCGCAGTTTAGCTGAGATTGCTGTGAAAGCAGTTCTTGCTGTTGCTGATTTAGAGAGAAGGGACGTTAACTTAGATTTGATAAAAGTAGAGGGCAAAGTCGGGGGAAAGTTGGAGGACACTGAGCTTATATATGGAATACTGGTTGACAAAGACATGAGCCATCCACAGATGCCAAAGCAGATTGAAGATGCCCACATTGCTATTTTGACTTGTCCCTTTGAGCCACCGAAGCCGAAAACTAAGCATAAGGTGGATATTGACACAGTGGAGAAGTTTGAGACGTTGCGCAAGCAAGAGCAGCAGTATTTCGATGAGATGGTTCAAAAGTGCAAG GATGTTGGTGCTACACTGGTTATTTGCCAATGGGGATTCGATGATGAGGCAAACCATCTATTGATGCACAGGAACTTGCCTGCTGTCAGATGGGTCGGGGGTGTTGAATTAGAACTTATCGCAATAGCCACAG GCGGCAGAATTGTTCCTAGATTCCAGGAGCTGACCCCAGAGAAGTTAGGCAAG GCTGGCATGGTCCGTGAAAAATCATTTGGCACAACGAAAGAACGAATGCTGTATATTGAGCACTGTGCGAACTCCAAAGCTGTTACTATTTTCATCCGTGGAG GTAACAAAATGATGATAGAAGAAACGAAGCGTAGTATCCACGATGCTCTGTGTGTGGCTAGGAATCTCATCCGCAATAACTCAATTGTATATGGAGGTGGTGCAGCTGAAATCACATGCTCACTTGCTGTTGATGCAGCTGCTGATAAATACCCTGGCGTCGAGCAG TACGCAATAAGGGCATTCGCAGAAGCTTTGGACTCTGTCCCCATGGCTCTTGCAGAGAACAGTGGACTACAGCCCATCGAGACACTCTCTGCGGTTAAATCTCAGCAAATTAAG GAGAATATTCCATTCTATGGGATAGATTGCAACGACGTGGGAACAAACGATATGAGGGAGCAAAATGTGTTTGAAACATTGATAGGAAAGCAGCAGCAGATTTTGCTTGCAACTCAAGTCGTTAAGATGATTCTAAAGATCGACGATGTCATCTCTAATTCTGAATACTGA